One stretch of Leptospira mtsangambouensis DNA includes these proteins:
- the fcpA gene encoding flagellar coiling protein FcpA encodes MKIIKYLLILQLVSGFSVLFAQTQPANAQDSQAAKDQVDELLKGELVPENDDAELTEDQKKRKKEIMEQESLWKNPDFKGYNKTFQELHQLSKTFANNQFRLALSNYQSGVNTIMKNRDWVEQFRKEEAEKKRLDEKWYWQKVDRKSREERIVYREKMKAKQDALNYFSKAINHLDEIKNPDLRERPEFKRLLSDVYRSWVMAEYDLQNLPQTIPILELYIEIDDNEKEYPAHKYLASAYSFEENMIKKTKGPDDMLFKYRYKKNVHLLRATELKYGKDSPEYKHIVNVINRDEVISVAQ; translated from the coding sequence ATGAAGATTATTAAGTATCTCCTTATTCTCCAACTGGTGTCCGGCTTCAGTGTGCTTTTCGCACAAACTCAGCCTGCGAACGCTCAAGATAGCCAAGCGGCTAAAGACCAAGTCGACGAACTTCTCAAAGGCGAACTCGTTCCTGAGAATGACGATGCGGAACTTACCGAAGACCAAAAAAAGAGAAAGAAAGAAATTATGGAACAGGAATCTCTTTGGAAGAATCCTGATTTTAAAGGGTATAACAAAACTTTCCAAGAGTTACACCAACTTTCTAAAACTTTCGCAAACAACCAATTCCGATTGGCTCTTTCCAACTACCAATCCGGTGTTAACACCATTATGAAAAATAGAGATTGGGTAGAACAATTCCGCAAAGAAGAAGCGGAAAAGAAACGCTTAGATGAAAAATGGTACTGGCAAAAAGTAGATCGTAAATCTAGAGAAGAACGTATTGTTTACCGTGAAAAAATGAAAGCGAAACAAGATGCGCTCAACTACTTCTCTAAAGCGATCAATCACCTTGACGAAATTAAAAACCCTGATTTAAGAGAAAGACCTGAGTTCAAAAGACTTCTTTCTGATGTTTATCGTTCTTGGGTAATGGCTGAGTATGACCTACAAAATCTTCCTCAAACCATCCCAATTCTTGAACTTTACATCGAAATTGATGATAACGAGAAAGAATATCCTGCTCACAAGTATCTTGCTAGCGCATATAGCTTCGAAGAAAACATGATCAAAAAGACAAAAGGTCCAGATGATATGCTCTTCAAGTATCGTTACAAAAAGAACGTTCACTTATTACGTGCCACTGAGTTAAAATATGGAAAAGATTCTCCTGAATA
- a CDS encoding ATP-binding protein, with translation MNLSEITAIRDGNPQCKTCGGVGITLAEHVRGSRSGALVLCHCIGSDCNTCESKGQAPFMTFDRKLDKMLPCVCHNARFSLRNLENLVEKANVPARYRFQFLSNIDIGDTANDPDMSFIIAHDWANELVHKFKNPDFSPQGFYLWGGTGSGKTLLACVILNELIFRYGITCKYAKVNKDFLSAIRDTYQSDSETHGQERSIEKEFANVDVLVIDDFGVQKESEFNNRKLYDLIDSRYEQEKLTLLTSNHSLIEWRDRGQGRIYSRLMEMTKEIELKCPDYRTKFVKR, from the coding sequence ATGAATTTATCCGAAATTACTGCCATCCGGGACGGAAATCCACAGTGCAAAACCTGTGGTGGGGTCGGAATTACCTTAGCCGAACATGTTCGCGGCTCTCGTTCTGGTGCCCTAGTCCTTTGCCATTGTATCGGTAGCGACTGTAACACTTGTGAGTCGAAGGGGCAGGCCCCTTTTATGACTTTTGACAGGAAGTTGGACAAAATGCTCCCTTGTGTTTGCCATAATGCAAGGTTTTCCCTTCGCAACCTAGAGAATTTAGTCGAAAAGGCCAACGTTCCCGCGAGGTATCGTTTCCAATTTTTGTCCAACATCGACATTGGAGATACCGCAAACGACCCTGATATGTCCTTTATCATTGCTCATGACTGGGCCAATGAACTTGTTCATAAGTTTAAGAACCCTGATTTTTCCCCACAAGGATTTTACCTTTGGGGTGGGACTGGATCTGGGAAAACCTTACTCGCCTGCGTCATTTTGAATGAACTGATCTTTCGTTATGGGATTACATGTAAGTATGCTAAGGTGAATAAAGACTTTTTATCTGCCATTCGCGATACTTACCAATCCGATAGCGAAACTCATGGGCAAGAACGTTCCATTGAAAAGGAATTTGCAAACGTGGATGTCCTCGTGATTGATGATTTTGGAGTCCAAAAAGAATCAGAATTCAACAATCGAAAGTTATACGATCTCATTGATAGTCGTTATGAACAAGAAAAACTGACCCTTCTTACTTCGAACCATTCACTCATCGAATGGAGAGACCGAGGCCAAGGCCGCATTTATTCCCGTCTTATGGAAATGACAAAGGAGATTGAACTTAAGTGTCCGGATTACCGCACTAAGTTTGTAAAGAGGTAA
- the folK gene encoding 2-amino-4-hydroxy-6-hydroxymethyldihydropteridine diphosphokinase, translating to MKYSNIAFLSLGSNIGDRHHFMDQAIWEISTLPEVQILKQSERLETAPLENTNQPYFLNQILKVMVSSAFTLPCLLDSLQAIEDKLGRKRRSWKGPREIDIDILTYEAVVMKTDFLHLPHHSLYSRPFIKQLLTDMGEIGVYALFLELNHEKHYSTV from the coding sequence ATGAAATATTCCAATATTGCCTTTTTGTCTCTGGGTTCCAACATCGGTGACAGACACCATTTTATGGACCAGGCAATTTGGGAAATTTCAACCTTACCAGAAGTTCAAATTTTAAAACAATCCGAACGATTGGAAACTGCCCCACTCGAAAACACAAACCAACCTTACTTTCTCAATCAAATTTTGAAGGTGATGGTTTCTTCTGCTTTTACTCTACCATGTTTGTTGGATTCTCTCCAAGCCATTGAAGATAAATTGGGGAGGAAACGTAGGTCTTGGAAAGGCCCAAGAGAAATTGATATCGATATCCTAACTTACGAAGCAGTCGTGATGAAAACAGATTTTTTACACCTGCCTCACCATTCGCTTTATTCAAGACCATTCATAAAACAACTGTTAACCGATATGGGAGAAATCGGAGTGTATGCACTCTTTTTGGAACTAAACCATGAAAAACATTATTCTACAGTATAA
- the panB gene encoding 3-methyl-2-oxobutanoate hydroxymethyltransferase translates to MKNIILQYKKKYDAGEPISVITCYDYTFATLFNRTEVDCILVGDSLGMVIQGNQSTLPVTLDEIIYHTKAVCKGAPDKTIVADLPFLSYQTSIEEGIRSAGRVLKETNASCVKLEGDSEFIIELTKRMTESGIPVFAHLGLTPQSVHTLGGHRVQGKTEAARSKMVRKARELAEAGAFALLLEMVPESLGKEITESIRIPTIGIGAGKYTSGQVLVMQDLLGLNEDFHPKFLKKFGNLAGSVKDAVNLYHREVSKREYPSEAHAFLDT, encoded by the coding sequence ATGAAAAACATTATTCTACAGTATAAAAAAAAATACGATGCGGGAGAACCAATCTCTGTCATCACCTGCTACGATTATACCTTTGCGACTCTATTCAACCGAACGGAAGTAGATTGTATCCTTGTCGGAGATTCTCTGGGAATGGTGATCCAAGGAAACCAGTCTACACTTCCTGTGACTTTAGATGAAATCATCTATCATACAAAGGCAGTTTGTAAAGGCGCTCCCGACAAAACCATTGTTGCCGACTTACCATTTTTATCTTACCAAACATCGATCGAAGAAGGAATTCGTTCTGCAGGACGTGTCTTAAAAGAGACAAATGCATCTTGTGTGAAACTAGAAGGGGATTCTGAATTTATCATCGAACTGACAAAAAGAATGACGGAATCAGGAATTCCTGTTTTTGCCCATTTAGGTCTCACACCACAATCGGTCCATACCCTCGGAGGACACCGTGTCCAAGGAAAAACCGAAGCTGCCCGCTCCAAAATGGTTCGTAAAGCTAGAGAACTAGCCGAAGCAGGCGCCTTTGCTTTGTTACTCGAGATGGTTCCTGAATCTCTCGGAAAAGAAATCACGGAATCCATTCGCATTCCTACCATTGGGATTGGAGCCGGTAAATACACATCAGGCCAAGTACTTGTGATGCAGGATTTACTCGGCCTCAATGAAGACTTTCATCCTAAGTTTTTAAAGAAGTTTGGGAATCTTGCGGGGTCTGTAAAGGATGCGGTGAATTTATACCACCGCGAAGTTTCGAAACGTGAGTATCCTTCGGAAGCCCACGCGTTTTTAGATACGTAA
- a CDS encoding 3-deoxy-7-phosphoheptulonate synthase codes for MKPTANLRILEQHSLIPPSVIMEELPLTDAASDVVLRTRSEISDIIHGKDNKRMLVVVGPCSVHDIGAVMEYASKLKPKIEEFKNELLIVMRVYFEKPRTTVGWKGLINDPDLDGSFHINKGLQLARKLLLDLNNMGIPCGTEFLDVISPQYIADLVAWGAIGARTTESQVHRELASGLSAPIGFKNGTDGNVQIAVDAIRSASSSHHFLSVTNQGSSAIFRTAGNKDTHVILRGGNKGPNFDEASVNEVGAQIEKAGLPPKVMVDCSHGNSQKDFRKQPAVIDVVAEQFAKGSKHILGVMIESHLKEGNQSIDAKPLTYGQSITDACVSWETTVPMLERLAEAARKRK; via the coding sequence ATGAAACCTACAGCCAATTTAAGAATTTTAGAACAACATAGTCTTATCCCACCTTCGGTCATCATGGAAGAACTTCCATTAACGGATGCAGCTTCCGATGTAGTTCTCCGTACTAGAAGTGAAATTTCCGATATCATCCACGGAAAAGACAACAAGCGTATGTTAGTTGTCGTTGGTCCATGTTCTGTCCACGACATTGGTGCCGTAATGGAATATGCATCCAAACTCAAACCAAAAATTGAAGAGTTCAAAAATGAACTCCTCATTGTAATGAGAGTGTATTTTGAAAAACCGAGAACCACTGTCGGTTGGAAAGGACTCATCAATGATCCCGATTTAGATGGATCGTTTCATATCAACAAAGGACTCCAACTAGCTCGTAAACTTCTGTTAGATCTTAATAACATGGGAATCCCCTGCGGAACCGAATTTTTAGATGTCATCTCTCCCCAGTACATTGCTGACTTAGTGGCATGGGGTGCCATTGGTGCAAGAACCACAGAAAGCCAAGTCCACCGGGAACTAGCATCTGGTCTTTCGGCACCGATTGGTTTCAAAAATGGTACTGATGGCAATGTACAAATCGCAGTGGATGCCATTCGTTCCGCAAGTTCCAGCCATCATTTTTTATCAGTCACTAACCAAGGAAGTAGTGCCATCTTTCGCACAGCCGGGAACAAAGACACTCACGTGATTTTACGCGGTGGAAACAAAGGACCTAACTTTGATGAGGCGTCAGTCAATGAAGTGGGTGCACAAATTGAAAAAGCCGGCCTTCCTCCGAAAGTCATGGTCGATTGTTCTCATGGCAATAGCCAAAAGGATTTTCGCAAACAACCAGCAGTGATTGATGTTGTAGCAGAACAATTTGCCAAAGGCAGCAAACATATCTTAGGTGTGATGATTGAAAGCCATCTCAAAGAAGGAAACCAGTCCATTGATGCGAAACCTCTGACCTATGGCCAGTCCATCACAGATGCTTGTGTCTCTTGGGAAACAACAGTTCCGATGTTAGAAAGATTGGCAGAAGCCGCTAGAAAGAGAAAATAA
- a CDS encoding rhodanese-like domain-containing protein translates to MVPEIDVVSFKKRLDARAEGKDDFFVLDVRNPNEQQIALVPGTDKLIPVSELAARIEEIKNQIDKEILVYCRSGGRSGMACGILAQAGFKSYKNVAGGTLAYSDLVDPSMQKY, encoded by the coding sequence ATGGTACCGGAAATCGATGTAGTTAGTTTTAAAAAACGTCTGGATGCACGTGCAGAAGGAAAAGATGATTTTTTTGTATTGGATGTAAGAAACCCAAATGAACAACAAATTGCTCTGGTTCCTGGCACAGACAAACTCATCCCCGTGAGCGAACTCGCTGCGAGAATTGAGGAAATCAAAAACCAAATCGATAAAGAAATTTTAGTGTACTGTCGTTCTGGTGGAAGGTCTGGAATGGCATGTGGAATTTTAGCCCAAGCAGGATTTAAGTCCTATAAAAACGTAGCCGGAGGAACCTTAGCCTATTCCGATTTAGTCGATCCTTCTATGCAAAAGTATTAA
- a CDS encoding ABC-F family ATP-binding cassette domain-containing protein: MIQFIQIHQHFGPKVLFEGFSWHIKPGCRVAIVGPNGSGKTTLFQMAAGKMKPESGEVIRSKNTVLSLFQQIPEFSPETSVIDTVLDENKLYAEYDGKRKIIESKFETIDHEDPAFEELLHEQSDLEEFAHLHDLHGLEARAKKILSGLGFSTADFIRKTKEFSPGYHHRIGLAIALLNPHNLLLLDEPTNHLDDKTKSWLADFLVSQNQAFVLVTHDPEFLNQTVDTIIEINPHGTFEFQGSLEEFFEAKNEIQEQLRAQFEKEETYLKSRMEWVERFRAQATKARQVQSVIKRLEKRDKLENPEESFWNQKPDYQFQFVPSSNIILRLEHASFSYPDKNTGVKKTIFENAEIEISAGDKVALVGPNGAGKSTLMRCLLERHKLDSGSLYYGPKTKLGYFSQTHGEDLDESLNLVETVIKKYPELSEERARTLLGHFAFPGDGVFKSVKHLSGGEQSRLRLALLVNHPTNCLFLDEPTNHLDIVIREAVKRALIDFPGSLLIISHDPDFMKGLCNRTFQLSGGVLQNLNCSFDDYLKFHKEDETESPAQNTSGKSKFEEKKANPQASKNKRKKLEKEISDLEVQIERLEKNKKDKEELLQDPEFFKNRSFQLEMDTYNDIKREISLLTKRWEDVTIELEEMGGVT; this comes from the coding sequence TTGATCCAATTCATCCAAATCCACCAACACTTCGGCCCCAAGGTTCTCTTTGAGGGTTTTAGCTGGCATATCAAACCTGGTTGCCGGGTTGCCATCGTCGGGCCCAACGGTTCGGGCAAAACCACTCTTTTCCAAATGGCGGCCGGAAAGATGAAACCCGAATCTGGGGAAGTCATTCGCTCCAAAAATACCGTCCTTTCCCTTTTCCAACAGATTCCCGAATTTAGTCCCGAGACTTCTGTCATCGACACTGTCCTTGATGAAAACAAACTCTATGCCGAGTATGATGGAAAACGAAAAATCATAGAATCCAAATTCGAAACGATTGATCATGAAGACCCGGCTTTTGAGGAACTCCTTCATGAACAAAGTGATTTAGAAGAATTTGCCCACTTACACGACTTACACGGTCTCGAAGCTCGCGCAAAAAAAATTCTTTCTGGCCTTGGATTTTCAACGGCCGACTTCATTCGAAAAACCAAAGAATTTTCTCCGGGTTACCACCACCGCATTGGTCTAGCCATAGCTCTACTCAACCCACATAATTTATTACTTCTCGATGAGCCGACAAACCATTTGGATGACAAAACCAAATCTTGGTTAGCTGACTTTCTTGTCTCACAGAACCAGGCCTTTGTTCTCGTGACTCACGATCCTGAATTTTTAAACCAAACGGTTGATACCATCATTGAAATCAATCCTCATGGAACTTTTGAATTCCAAGGAAGTTTGGAAGAATTTTTTGAAGCCAAAAATGAAATCCAAGAACAACTAAGAGCCCAATTCGAAAAAGAAGAAACCTATCTAAAGAGCCGAATGGAATGGGTGGAACGATTTCGTGCCCAAGCGACGAAAGCTAGGCAAGTCCAATCGGTCATCAAACGATTGGAAAAAAGAGACAAACTAGAAAATCCAGAAGAATCTTTTTGGAACCAAAAACCAGACTACCAATTCCAATTTGTTCCTTCGAGTAATATCATCCTTCGATTGGAACATGCTTCTTTTTCTTATCCTGATAAAAACACAGGTGTGAAAAAAACGATTTTTGAAAATGCCGAAATCGAAATTTCCGCAGGCGATAAAGTAGCACTCGTTGGCCCGAATGGGGCCGGAAAATCAACACTCATGCGTTGTCTTTTAGAAAGGCATAAGTTGGATTCTGGATCTCTCTATTATGGACCTAAAACCAAACTTGGATACTTTTCCCAAACTCACGGGGAAGACTTGGACGAAAGCCTGAACCTCGTTGAAACCGTAATCAAAAAATACCCAGAACTCAGTGAAGAAAGAGCAAGAACCCTACTCGGACATTTTGCCTTTCCAGGGGATGGAGTTTTTAAATCCGTAAAACACTTATCAGGTGGAGAACAGAGTAGACTTCGGTTGGCCCTTCTTGTGAACCATCCGACCAATTGCCTATTTTTGGATGAACCCACAAACCACTTGGACATTGTGATCCGGGAAGCGGTCAAAAGGGCCCTCATTGATTTTCCAGGAAGCCTCCTTATCATCAGCCACGATCCCGACTTTATGAAGGGACTCTGTAACCGCACCTTCCAACTTTCCGGAGGTGTCTTACAAAATCTAAATTGTAGTTTTGATGATTACCTCAAGTTCCATAAGGAAGATGAAACGGAATCTCCGGCCCAAAATACTTCTGGCAAATCTAAATTTGAAGAAAAAAAGGCCAATCCGCAAGCCAGTAAAAACAAACGAAAAAAATTAGAGAAAGAAATTTCAGATTTGGAAGTCCAAATAGAGAGACTGGAAAAAAATAAAAAGGACAAAGAGGAACTTTTACAGGATCCAGAGTTCTTTAAAAACAGAAGTTTTCAGTTGGAAATGGACACTTATAACGATATTAAAAGAGAGATAAGCCTCCTCACGAAACGTTGGGAGGATGTAACGATAGAACTAGAGGAAATGGGCGGAGTCACATAA
- a CDS encoding YihY/virulence factor BrkB family protein — MKRLRRFFSEVYLYDVHGLASELSFTFLLTLFPLLVVFVTLLGLLQDPRTINLMTDQMGKFLPAPIFQPIDKSVENLTRVKSYNVIALSIAISFFSSLTIFGTISKALRFISRDETKVGFIASQWINFRLLVISLVLLVLYFYLTYGMVQTERFIFQKFRFGFFRTNPYLSVSLIILPYCIGLFTFYYAYITKAKTTLKENLPGAIFASLLVLTMSFGFQFYLKMKNVGVNYSLAYDLISKMVVLMLYTYINSTFFIWGFLWNQVLADDRNKKSQSKR; from the coding sequence ATGAAACGACTCCGACGATTTTTCAGTGAAGTGTACTTGTACGATGTCCATGGTCTGGCTTCGGAACTTTCGTTTACTTTCCTCCTCACTCTCTTTCCCCTTTTGGTAGTTTTTGTGACTCTTCTTGGGCTTTTGCAAGATCCAAGGACTATCAATTTGATGACAGACCAAATGGGAAAATTTTTACCAGCCCCTATTTTCCAACCCATAGACAAAAGTGTGGAAAACCTAACGAGAGTTAAAAGCTATAATGTAATCGCACTTAGCATTGCGATTTCCTTTTTTTCGAGTTTAACGATTTTTGGAACTATATCCAAAGCCCTTCGGTTTATCTCTCGGGATGAGACTAAGGTTGGTTTTATCGCCTCTCAGTGGATCAACTTTCGTTTGCTTGTGATCTCTCTTGTTCTACTAGTTTTGTATTTTTATTTAACTTATGGAATGGTGCAAACAGAACGGTTTATATTTCAAAAGTTTCGATTTGGATTTTTTCGAACAAATCCTTATCTTTCGGTCTCTCTGATCATTTTGCCATATTGCATTGGGCTTTTTACATTCTATTATGCTTATATTACCAAAGCAAAAACCACTTTAAAAGAGAATTTACCGGGTGCCATTTTTGCTTCCTTACTCGTTTTAACAATGAGTTTTGGATTTCAGTTTTATTTAAAAATGAAAAACGTAGGTGTAAATTATTCCTTAGCTTATGATTTGATTTCTAAAATGGTAGTTTTGATGTTGTATACATATATCAACTCAACGTTTTTTATTTGGGGATTTTTATGGAACCAAGTCCTTGCGGATGATCGTAACAAGAAGTCTCAATCCAAAAGATAA
- a CDS encoding LIC12231 family lipoprotein — translation MTTARTKIFKFGFFISIFFIFTNCLISYKDHPKILPLPAEEKSNDANFVYALPTFPQMNLGGREALKNYFQNKTRFKNTVEGVDVPKSGFLVNVKVNYRSPSPEATVFLGISTLTATLLPAWSTQDGYDVQYLLYKDGKKVGTYEYHIFRNYAQWLLFIPISWYNFETATEREVFERTTLKFFEDAKEHF, via the coding sequence ATGACCACAGCCAGAACTAAAATTTTTAAATTTGGATTTTTTATCTCAATATTTTTTATATTCACCAATTGTTTGATCAGCTATAAAGATCATCCCAAAATTCTTCCTTTGCCTGCAGAAGAAAAATCGAACGATGCCAACTTTGTTTATGCTCTGCCAACATTTCCCCAAATGAATTTAGGGGGAAGAGAAGCTTTAAAAAACTATTTTCAAAACAAAACTCGTTTTAAAAACACAGTGGAAGGAGTGGATGTTCCTAAATCTGGTTTTTTAGTGAATGTAAAGGTTAACTACCGTTCACCGTCTCCAGAAGCCACAGTATTTCTTGGAATTTCCACTTTGACTGCAACACTCCTTCCTGCTTGGTCCACACAAGATGGATATGATGTACAATACCTTCTTTACAAAGATGGAAAAAAAGTGGGAACCTATGAGTATCATATCTTTCGAAATTATGCGCAGTGGCTTCTCTTCATCCCGATTTCATGGTACAATTTTGAAACGGCAACAGAACGAGAAGTGTTCGAAAGAACCACTCTGAAATTTTTTGAGGATGCAAAGGAACATTTCTAA
- a CDS encoding sulfite exporter TauE/SafE family protein, whose amino-acid sequence MDFNFQIYNDFVWGFWPGIIVVFGVGFFVGYLASFLGLGGGFIYTPFFHSFFHLTAVQAVAVSLAQMPVSSLSGLFVYYQNNKIRWKQGLLLLCTSIPSAQYTAYKFGRFEDTELGKQLYYGVPLSEFIYLIVFTFFLGILAIYNLITALKRRKKYYQSLEVQSQTFNPVPSSSSFSSGTKSNLDTNLTKNNSTNKSDADSFFYSPKSILIVLFTGIFFGLFSSLFGIGGGFLAVPLFVYYFRMSPVEAVATSFLGIFLTSFGTSLMFFFQGKLHLELALIGSFGGIFGARIGSLKAVNAKPYSILLVTAIFQFLVVVWYVLGKLPKF is encoded by the coding sequence TTGGATTTTAACTTTCAAATATACAATGATTTTGTCTGGGGTTTTTGGCCCGGAATCATTGTTGTTTTTGGAGTTGGGTTCTTTGTTGGATACTTAGCTTCCTTTTTAGGACTTGGGGGTGGATTTATTTACACTCCCTTCTTCCATAGTTTTTTTCACCTCACTGCCGTTCAGGCAGTTGCCGTTTCTCTCGCACAGATGCCTGTATCCTCTCTTTCTGGGCTATTCGTATACTACCAAAACAATAAAATTCGTTGGAAACAGGGCCTACTTTTACTTTGTACATCGATTCCTTCGGCTCAGTATACTGCCTATAAATTTGGAAGGTTTGAAGATACAGAACTCGGCAAACAGTTGTACTATGGGGTTCCATTGTCAGAGTTTATTTATCTCATTGTATTTACATTTTTTTTAGGAATCTTAGCAATTTACAATTTGATCACGGCTCTGAAGAGGAGAAAAAAATACTATCAGTCTCTAGAGGTTCAGTCACAAACATTCAATCCTGTGCCATCTTCTAGTTCTTTTTCTTCTGGTACAAAATCAAATCTAGATACAAATCTTACCAAAAATAATTCGACTAACAAAAGTGATGCTGATTCTTTTTTCTATTCACCAAAATCGATTTTGATTGTTCTATTTACTGGGATTTTTTTTGGTTTGTTTTCCTCTTTATTTGGGATTGGAGGTGGTTTTCTTGCAGTTCCTTTATTTGTGTATTACTTTCGTATGAGTCCTGTAGAAGCCGTGGCCACTTCTTTTCTCGGAATTTTTCTCACATCTTTTGGAACAAGTCTTATGTTCTTTTTCCAAGGGAAATTACATTTGGAACTTGCTCTCATTGGAAGTTTCGGTGGGATTTTTGGGGCAAGGATTGGTTCTTTAAAAGCTGTGAATGCAAAACCATATAGCATTCTTCTTGTTACTGCTATCTTTCAATTTTTGGTAGTGGTATGGTATGTGCTGGGAAAACTTCCCAAATTCTAA
- a CDS encoding EAL domain-containing protein — MKLEFPEDQLVTTKEGKVPKLYSCAECRNGAGLDFSFTMAFQPIVDWNKKTIYSHEALVRGTKGESAYSILSKVNSNNRYQFDQSCRIKAIQLASQIRIPSYLNINFLPNAVYQPETCIRATLEASKEYRFPLDRLVFELTEGEEVQDHDHIINIFKTYQQYGFLTAIDDFGSGYSGLNLLAKFQPDLIKLDMELIRNIHLNSVAQKLTKAIANVCQEIGIAVIAEGVETNEELKVLVDMGISFYQGYLFSKPAFESAGEVIFPTL; from the coding sequence ATGAAATTAGAATTTCCCGAAGACCAACTAGTGACAACGAAGGAAGGAAAAGTTCCCAAATTATACAGTTGTGCAGAGTGCCGCAACGGTGCTGGATTGGATTTTTCATTTACAATGGCGTTCCAACCCATTGTTGATTGGAACAAAAAAACCATCTATTCCCATGAAGCTCTTGTCCGTGGAACCAAAGGGGAGTCTGCCTATTCCATTCTTTCCAAAGTAAATTCCAACAACAGGTACCAGTTTGATCAATCGTGCCGGATCAAGGCGATCCAACTTGCAAGTCAGATTCGTATTCCTTCTTATTTGAATATTAACTTTTTGCCAAATGCGGTTTACCAACCGGAGACTTGTATTCGTGCAACTCTTGAAGCTAGTAAAGAGTATCGGTTTCCTTTGGATCGATTGGTATTTGAGTTAACGGAAGGAGAAGAAGTTCAGGATCATGATCATATCATTAATATTTTTAAAACTTACCAACAATATGGATTTTTGACTGCGATTGATGATTTCGGTTCGGGATACTCTGGACTCAATTTACTCGCCAAATTCCAACCTGATTTGATTAAGTTAGATATGGAACTCATCCGAAACATTCATCTGAATTCTGTGGCTCAAAAATTAACAAAAGCCATTGCGAATGTTTGTCAGGAAATAGGAATTGCAGTGATTGCTGAAGGTGTAGAGACAAATGAGGAATTAAAAGTTTTGGTGGATATGGGAATCTCTTTCTACCAAGGATATTTGTTTTCCAAACCAGCATTTGAATCTGCTGGTGAAGTGATCTTTCCCACTCTTTAA